In the genome of Paracoccus tegillarcae, one region contains:
- a CDS encoding alpha/beta fold hydrolase, whose product MSGKIHQRHWPGDPDRPALALHCMMGSGRYWGPIAERLQTRPDLRGFDLPGHGRSDSWTPAEGEPDLHTAVTRIAAAMIDRPLDLIGHSFGATVALRIAVAAPDAVRSLTLIEPVFFAAADQPSDDVALTRKMMDLLASGHDDEAARVFLSVWGDQPFDALSPVFQQQMARQVHLVAEGNDVLIHDAANILRPGGLEAIDAPVMLISGANSPPVIADIAEALAGRLPDVGRAEVPNAGHMLPITHPDQVADLIDINLTRA is encoded by the coding sequence GTGAGCGGCAAGATCCATCAGCGCCACTGGCCGGGCGATCCCGACCGCCCGGCGCTGGCGCTGCATTGCATGATGGGCAGCGGTCGCTATTGGGGACCGATTGCCGAGCGGTTGCAGACCCGCCCCGACCTGCGCGGCTTTGACCTGCCCGGACATGGCCGCAGCGATAGCTGGACCCCGGCAGAGGGCGAGCCTGATCTGCACACGGCGGTGACCCGGATCGCCGCCGCCATGATCGACCGGCCGCTGGACCTGATCGGCCACAGTTTCGGCGCGACCGTGGCCTTGCGCATCGCGGTCGCCGCGCCCGATGCCGTTCGCAGCCTGACCCTGATCGAGCCGGTTTTCTTCGCCGCCGCCGACCAGCCATCCGATGATGTTGCCCTGACCAGGAAGATGATGGATCTGCTGGCCAGTGGCCACGACGACGAGGCAGCCCGCGTCTTTCTGTCGGTCTGGGGCGATCAGCCCTTTGACGCGCTGTCACCCGTGTTTCAGCAACAGATGGCGCGACAAGTGCATTTGGTGGCCGAGGGCAACGACGTGCTGATCCACGATGCGGCCAATATCCTGCGCCCCGGCGGGTTGGAGGCTATCGACGCGCCAGTCATGCTGATCTCAGGCGCGAACTCGCCCCCGGTGATTGCCGATATCGCCGAGGCGCTGGCCGGGCGCCTGCCCGATGTCGGCCGTGCCGAGGTTCCAAACGCCGGGCATATGCTGCCGATCACCCACCCCGACCAGGTGGCCGATCTGATCGACATCAATCTGACGCGGGCCTAG
- the purD gene encoding phosphoribosylamine--glycine ligase codes for MNILILGGGGREHALAWAVRQNPKCDRLIVAPGNAGMTGIAECAEINPNSRAEVLELAQENAVDLVIVGPEAPLAAGVSDALRDAGFLVFGPSQAAAQLEASKTFTKEICDACAAPTAAWARFTEAGPARDYINAQGAPIVVKADGLAAGKGVTVAETVQQAHHAIDLIFKGEFGDTSVVIEEFMAGEEASFFVLVDGNACLPIGTAQDHKRVGEGDTGPNTGGMGAYSPAPVMGEAIQQQVMDRIIRPTMAEMAQRGTPFQGVLFAGLMIEDGQARLVEYNVRFGDPECQALMMRLGAQALDLIHACAEGRLTEMSVNWADDHALSVVLAADGYPGDYQKGSQIKGLGGLPENSFQMVFHAGTGEKDGHILATGGRVLAATGRGETLAEAHQRAYELVDAIDWPQGFCRRDIGWRALNQG; via the coding sequence GTGAATATTCTGATCCTTGGCGGCGGCGGGCGTGAACACGCATTGGCCTGGGCGGTACGGCAGAACCCGAAATGTGATCGGCTGATCGTCGCGCCGGGCAACGCGGGCATGACAGGGATCGCTGAATGCGCCGAAATCAATCCGAACTCTCGGGCAGAGGTTCTTGAACTTGCACAGGAAAACGCGGTCGATCTGGTGATCGTCGGCCCCGAGGCCCCGCTGGCCGCCGGTGTTTCGGATGCGCTGCGCGACGCTGGCTTTCTGGTCTTTGGTCCCTCGCAAGCGGCCGCGCAACTTGAGGCCAGCAAGACATTCACAAAGGAAATCTGCGATGCCTGCGCTGCGCCGACAGCGGCATGGGCGCGCTTTACCGAGGCTGGGCCCGCACGCGACTACATTAACGCGCAGGGCGCGCCGATCGTCGTCAAGGCAGATGGTCTGGCCGCCGGCAAGGGCGTTACTGTGGCCGAAACCGTGCAGCAGGCCCATCACGCCATAGACCTGATTTTCAAGGGCGAATTCGGCGACACCTCGGTCGTTATCGAAGAGTTCATGGCCGGAGAAGAGGCCAGCTTTTTCGTGCTGGTCGATGGCAACGCGTGCCTGCCCATCGGCACGGCGCAGGATCACAAGCGCGTCGGCGAGGGCGATACAGGGCCGAATACCGGCGGTATGGGTGCCTATAGCCCGGCCCCGGTGATGGGCGAGGCGATCCAGCAACAGGTCATGGACCGGATCATACGCCCGACCATGGCCGAGATGGCGCAGCGAGGCACCCCGTTCCAGGGCGTCCTGTTTGCCGGCCTGATGATCGAGGACGGCCAGGCGCGGCTGGTTGAATATAACGTCCGTTTTGGCGACCCCGAATGTCAGGCGCTGATGATGCGGCTTGGGGCGCAAGCCTTGGATCTGATCCATGCCTGCGCCGAAGGCCGGCTGACAGAGATGTCGGTCAACTGGGCGGACGATCACGCGCTAAGCGTTGTTCTGGCAGCTGATGGCTATCCAGGAGATTACCAGAAAGGCAGCCAGATCAAAGGATTGGGAGGCCTTCCTGAAAACAGCTTTCAGATGGTTTTTCATGCGGGAACCGGCGAAAAGGACGGTCATATCCTTGCCACTGGTGGGCGCGTCCTGGCGGCCACAGGGCGTGGCGAGACACTGGCCGAGGCGCATCAGCGCGCCTATGAGCTTGTCGACGCAATTGACTGGCCTCAAGGGTTCTGTCGGCGCGATATCGGCTGGCGGGCGTTGAACCAAGGCTAG
- the atpD gene encoding F0F1 ATP synthase subunit beta, which translates to MAEAKGKITQVIGAVVDVQFEDQLPAILNALETENNGKRLVLEVAQHLGENTVRTIAMDASEGLVRGAEVRDTGHPISVPVGDVTLGRILNVVGEPVDEGGPVEATETRAIHQPAPDFASQATSSEILVTGIKVIDLLAPYSKGGKIGLFGGAGVGKTVLIMELINNIAKVHSGYSVFAGVGERTREGNDLYHEMVESGVIKPDNLSESQVALVYGQMNEPPGARMRVALTGLTLAEQFRDATGTDVLFFVDNIFRFTQAGSEVSALLGRIPSAVGYQPTLATDMGQMQERITSTKAGSITSIQAVYVPADDLTDPAPATTFAHLDATTVLSRAISELGIYPAVDPLDSNSRILDPGVVGEEHYQVARDVQGILQRYKSLQDIIAILGMDELSEEDKLTVTRARKIQRFLSQPFDVAKVFTGSDGVQVPLEDTIKSFKAVVAGEYDHLPEAAFYMVGGIDDVKAKAERLAAEAA; encoded by the coding sequence ATGGCAGAGGCCAAAGGCAAAATTACCCAGGTGATCGGCGCCGTCGTGGACGTGCAGTTTGAAGATCAGCTGCCCGCGATTTTGAACGCACTGGAAACTGAAAACAACGGCAAGCGGCTGGTGTTGGAAGTGGCGCAGCATCTGGGCGAAAACACTGTCCGTACCATCGCCATGGATGCCAGCGAAGGTCTGGTCCGTGGTGCCGAGGTGCGTGACACCGGCCACCCGATCAGCGTGCCGGTTGGCGACGTCACATTGGGCCGCATCCTGAACGTCGTGGGCGAGCCCGTCGACGAAGGCGGCCCGGTAGAAGCCACCGAAACCCGCGCAATCCACCAGCCTGCGCCCGACTTTGCGTCGCAGGCCACCAGCTCGGAAATTCTGGTCACCGGCATCAAGGTCATCGACCTGCTGGCGCCCTATTCAAAGGGCGGTAAGATCGGCCTCTTCGGCGGTGCCGGCGTGGGCAAGACGGTTCTGATCATGGAACTGATCAACAACATCGCAAAAGTGCACTCGGGTTACTCGGTGTTCGCGGGTGTTGGCGAACGGACCCGTGAAGGCAACGACCTGTATCACGAGATGGTCGAATCCGGCGTTATCAAACCCGACAATCTGTCGGAATCGCAGGTTGCCCTGGTTTACGGCCAGATGAACGAGCCTCCGGGTGCGCGTATGCGTGTTGCCCTGACCGGTCTGACGCTGGCCGAACAGTTCCGCGATGCTACCGGCACCGACGTTCTGTTCTTTGTAGATAACATCTTCCGCTTTACCCAGGCTGGTTCGGAAGTGTCGGCCCTGCTGGGTCGTATCCCGTCCGCAGTGGGCTATCAGCCGACGCTGGCCACCGATATGGGCCAGATGCAGGAACGCATCACCTCGACCAAGGCAGGCTCGATCACCTCGATCCAGGCCGTCTATGTTCCGGCCGATGACTTGACCGACCCTGCGCCTGCCACGACCTTTGCTCACCTCGACGCCACGACCGTTCTGTCGCGCGCGATTTCGGAATTGGGCATCTATCCGGCCGTGGACCCGCTGGACTCGAACTCGCGGATTCTGGACCCCGGTGTCGTGGGTGAAGAGCATTATCAGGTTGCTCGTGACGTGCAGGGTATCCTGCAGCGTTACAAGTCGCTGCAGGACATCATCGCCATTCTGGGCATGGACGAACTGTCGGAAGAAGACAAACTGACGGTGACCCGCGCACGGAAAATCCAGCGCTTCCTGTCGCAGCCCTTCGACGTTGCGAAGGTCTTCACCGGCTCTGACGGCGTTCAGGTTCCGCTGGAAGACACGATCAAATCGTTCAAGGCGGTTGTGGCCGGTGAATACGATCACCTGCCCGAAGCGGCCTTCTACATGGTTGGCGGCATCGACGACGTGAAGGCGAAAGCCGAGCGTCTGGCAGCCGAAGCCGCATAA
- the atpA gene encoding F0F1 ATP synthase subunit alpha produces MGIQAAEISAILKDQIKNFGQDAQVAEVGQVLSVGDGIARIYGLDKVQAGEMVEFPGGIRGMVLNLESDNVGVVIFGDDRDIKEGDTVKRTGAIVEVPTGKGLLGRVVDALGNPIDGKGPIADPIMAVADSKAPGIMPRQSVHEPMATGLKSVDAMIPVGRGQRELIIGDRQTGKTAVALDTILNQKNYNGREDDGMKSLYCIYVAVGQKRSTVAQLVQKLEETGAMEYSIVVAATASDPAPMQYLAPYSATAMGEYFRDNGMDALMIYDDLSKQAVAYRQMSLLLRRPPGREAYPGDVFYLHSRLLERSAKMNENNGGGSLTALPIIETQAGDLSAYIPTNVISITDGQIFLETDLFFQGIRPAVNTGLSVSRVGSAAQTKAMKSVAGPVKLELAQYREMAAFAQFGSDLDAATQKLLNRGARLTELMKQPQYQPLTNAEIVIVIYAGTKGYIDQVPVKEIVAWEQGLIQFLRNQQSDLLDDITTNDRKVSGDLEDAIKSALDAYAKTRA; encoded by the coding sequence ATGGGAATCCAGGCAGCCGAGATTTCGGCGATCCTCAAGGATCAGATCAAGAATTTCGGGCAGGATGCCCAGGTGGCCGAGGTCGGCCAGGTGCTGTCCGTCGGTGACGGCATCGCGCGCATCTACGGTCTGGACAAGGTCCAGGCCGGCGAGATGGTCGAATTCCCCGGCGGTATCCGCGGGATGGTTCTGAACCTTGAGTCGGATAACGTCGGCGTCGTGATCTTCGGCGATGACCGCGACATCAAGGAAGGCGATACGGTCAAACGTACCGGCGCCATCGTGGAAGTGCCGACCGGCAAGGGCCTGCTGGGCCGCGTTGTCGACGCGCTTGGCAATCCCATCGACGGCAAGGGTCCGATCGCTGATCCGATCATGGCTGTGGCCGACAGCAAGGCACCAGGCATCATGCCGCGTCAGTCGGTGCATGAACCGATGGCCACGGGCCTGAAATCGGTCGACGCCATGATCCCGGTTGGCCGTGGCCAGCGCGAGTTGATCATTGGTGACCGTCAGACCGGCAAGACCGCCGTGGCTCTGGACACGATCCTGAACCAGAAGAACTATAACGGCCGCGAAGACGACGGCATGAAGTCGCTGTATTGCATCTATGTCGCTGTCGGCCAGAAGCGCTCGACCGTGGCGCAGCTGGTGCAGAAGCTGGAAGAAACCGGCGCGATGGAATACTCGATCGTGGTCGCTGCGACCGCCTCGGACCCGGCGCCGATGCAGTATCTTGCGCCTTACTCGGCAACCGCCATGGGCGAATATTTCCGCGACAATGGCATGGATGCATTGATGATCTATGACGACCTGTCCAAACAGGCCGTTGCTTATCGCCAGATGTCGCTGTTGCTGCGCCGTCCGCCCGGCCGCGAAGCCTATCCGGGCGACGTGTTCTACCTGCACTCGCGTCTGCTGGAACGTTCAGCCAAGATGAACGAGAATAACGGCGGCGGTTCGCTGACCGCACTGCCGATCATCGAAACCCAGGCGGGTGACCTTTCGGCCTATATCCCGACCAACGTGATCTCGATCACCGATGGTCAGATCTTCCTCGAAACCGACCTGTTCTTCCAGGGTATCCGCCCTGCAGTGAACACCGGTCTGTCGGTCAGCCGCGTTGGTTCGGCCGCCCAGACCAAGGCGATGAAATCGGTCGCCGGTCCGGTCAAGCTGGAACTGGCTCAGTATCGCGAAATGGCCGCCTTTGCGCAGTTCGGGTCCGATCTGGACGCCGCGACGCAGAAACTGCTGAACCGCGGTGCGCGCCTGACCGAGCTGATGAAGCAGCCGCAATACCAGCCGCTGACCAACGCCGAGATCGTGATCGTGATCTATGCCGGTACCAAGGGTTATATCGACCAAGTTCCGGTCAAGGAGATCGTCGCATGGGAACAGGGCCTGATCCAGTTCCTGCGCAACCAGCAGTCGGACCTGCTGGACGATATCACCACGAATGACCGCAAGGTTTCCGGTGATCTGGAAGACGCCATAAAGTCGGCGCTGGACGCTTACGCCAAGACTCGGGCTTAA
- the atpC gene encoding ATP synthase F1 subunit epsilon: MADNMQFDLVSPERRLVSVPVREVRLPGNDGDLTVMPGHAPVIVNLRPGVVVVVDEGGAETQFAVTGGFAEINNESVSLLAERGHAREEMTQEIFNQMMSEAHRRRKVVEEKHSTGEEIVAASVKLLSDMEAMGTHIGLDPNQASVPD; this comes from the coding sequence ATGGCCGATAACATGCAGTTTGACCTCGTCTCGCCCGAGCGCCGCCTTGTGTCGGTGCCCGTGCGCGAGGTGCGCCTGCCGGGAAATGACGGTGATCTGACCGTCATGCCGGGCCACGCGCCGGTTATCGTCAACCTGCGTCCCGGCGTGGTCGTGGTTGTCGACGAAGGCGGTGCCGAGACGCAATTCGCCGTGACCGGAGGCTTTGCCGAGATCAACAACGAGTCGGTTTCGCTGCTTGCCGAACGGGGCCATGCCCGCGAGGAAATGACCCAAGAGATCTTTAACCAGATGATGTCAGAGGCGCATCGTCGCCGGAAGGTCGTCGAGGAAAAACACTCGACTGGCGAAGAGATCGTCGCCGCGTCGGTCAAGCTTCTGTCCGATATGGAGGCCATGGGCACCCATATCGGTCTGGACCCCAATCAGGCCAGCGTCCCTGACTGA
- a CDS encoding alpha/beta fold hydrolase: protein MRRFALAVLFLVVTLGPARADCVLLLHGLARGPNSLIVLEKALSQQGYHVVNQAYPSTSAPIRDLAKHVGQGLDQCPADQPVHIVTHSMGGILARIWLADHAPANLGRVVMLASPNQGSPLVDRLRALPFYDALNGPAGLEMGTTADSVPLALGPVTFPLGVIAGDATANPLSSALIPGPDDGKVGVAASHVAGEADHLRLPVTHTFMMNNPSVIAQVIAFLRSGTFAR, encoded by the coding sequence ATGCGCAGGTTTGCCCTGGCGGTGCTGTTTCTGGTTGTGACGCTTGGGCCCGCCAGGGCGGATTGCGTTCTGCTGCTGCATGGGTTGGCGCGCGGGCCCAACTCATTGATCGTGCTGGAAAAGGCCTTGTCGCAACAGGGCTATCATGTGGTGAACCAGGCCTATCCATCGACCTCGGCGCCGATCCGCGATCTGGCCAAACATGTGGGGCAGGGGCTGGATCAATGCCCGGCCGATCAGCCGGTGCACATCGTCACGCATTCCATGGGCGGCATCCTGGCCCGCATCTGGTTGGCCGATCATGCACCCGCCAATCTGGGCCGCGTGGTCATGCTGGCATCGCCCAACCAGGGCTCGCCATTGGTCGACAGGCTGCGCGCTCTGCCATTCTACGATGCATTGAACGGTCCCGCTGGTCTGGAAATGGGGACCACCGCGGATTCCGTTCCGCTGGCGCTTGGTCCCGTGACGTTTCCGCTTGGCGTGATTGCGGGCGATGCAACGGCAAATCCGCTTAGCTCAGCGTTGATACCCGGCCCGGATGACGGCAAGGTCGGCGTCGCGGCCAGCCATGTTGCCGGTGAGGCCGATCATCTGCGATTGCCCGTCACGCATACCTTCATGATGAACAACCCGTCCGTCATCGCGCAGGTCATTGCCTTTTTGCGCAGCGGGACATTCGCCCGCTAG
- a CDS encoding GNAT family N-acetyltransferase — protein MPRQHDIPDPADAPRGLDLLTPLADQVDIRGLNRRDAPLLTKHLQRLPPEARHARFHAGVNDDAIETYVSRIGWQDTYVFGAVIDGQLRAVAELVPEPGSEVAEIAVSVEPQQQHSGLGRLLVLAAMLAARHLGLTQLRLTYQSGNAAMRGLVQDLGGETVTNGQQAEATLPVPPAVGDV, from the coding sequence ATGCCGCGCCAACACGATATCCCCGATCCAGCGGATGCGCCCCGCGGACTGGATCTGCTGACCCCACTGGCCGATCAGGTCGATATTCGCGGCCTAAACCGGCGCGATGCCCCTTTGCTGACCAAACATCTGCAGCGGCTTCCACCCGAGGCTCGTCACGCGCGCTTTCATGCCGGGGTGAACGATGACGCGATCGAGACTTATGTCAGCCGGATCGGCTGGCAAGATACCTATGTCTTTGGCGCCGTCATAGACGGCCAATTGCGCGCCGTCGCCGAACTTGTGCCCGAACCGGGCAGTGAGGTGGCCGAAATCGCTGTTTCGGTCGAACCGCAGCAACAGCATAGCGGGCTGGGCCGGCTGCTGGTGCTGGCGGCCATGTTGGCGGCGCGGCACCTTGGATTAACGCAGTTGCGCCTGACCTATCAGTCAGGAAATGCGGCGATGCGGGGGCTGGTTCAGGACCTGGGCGGCGAGACGGTCACAAATGGCCAGCAGGCCGAAGCGACCCTGCCGGTGCCGCCTGCTGTGGGCGACGTCTAG
- a CDS encoding 2-hydroxychromene-2-carboxylate isomerase — protein MAHIDYYLGTVSPWCYLAGDRLEQLAQKHGATITYKPVDLMQLFSRTGGVAPADRHPSRLALRGQELQRWSDHLDMKMNLKPAHFPVNMAPSSYAIIAAQEAGGDVGALVQGFLRAVWAEERDISDDAVIAEVMTAAGFDPAIAENGLFVGAETYGRNLEQAVEAGAFGAPFYVVRETDQRFWGQDRLDFLDRHLASL, from the coding sequence ATGGCGCATATCGACTATTACCTCGGCACGGTCAGCCCGTGGTGCTATCTGGCCGGAGACCGGCTGGAGCAGCTTGCCCAGAAACACGGTGCGACGATCACCTACAAACCCGTCGATCTGATGCAGCTTTTCTCGCGCACCGGCGGCGTCGCACCGGCTGACCGCCATCCCTCGCGATTGGCGCTGCGCGGGCAGGAATTGCAGCGCTGGTCGGATCATCTGGACATGAAAATGAACCTGAAACCGGCGCATTTCCCGGTCAACATGGCGCCGTCCTCCTATGCCATCATCGCTGCGCAAGAGGCGGGCGGAGATGTGGGCGCGCTGGTGCAGGGCTTTCTGCGCGCCGTCTGGGCAGAAGAGCGCGATATCAGCGACGATGCGGTGATCGCCGAGGTGATGACAGCGGCAGGCTTTGATCCGGCAATCGCTGAAAATGGCCTGTTCGTCGGGGCCGAGACCTATGGTCGCAATCTGGAACAGGCGGTCGAGGCCGGCGCTTTCGGCGCGCCCTTTTATGTCGTCCGTGAAACCGATCAGCGGTTCTGGGGACAGGACCGGCTGGATTTCCTGGACCGGCATCTGGCCAGCCTGTGA
- a CDS encoding H-type lectin domain-containing protein, producing the protein MWAGEGSRLANCLVRFEEPFLEAPVVHVSMNMWDMGASQNARADISADEVSETGFRIVFRTWGDTKVARIRAEWIAIGPVRHEDDFRDV; encoded by the coding sequence ATGTGGGCGGGGGAAGGGTCCCGGCTGGCCAATTGTCTGGTCCGCTTTGAAGAACCGTTTCTTGAGGCGCCGGTTGTGCATGTCAGCATGAACATGTGGGACATGGGTGCCAGTCAAAATGCGCGCGCGGATATATCCGCCGATGAGGTGTCCGAGACCGGTTTTCGGATCGTGTTTCGAACCTGGGGCGATACCAAAGTCGCGCGAATACGTGCTGAATGGATCGCCATCGGACCGGTGCGGCATGAGGATGATTTTCGCGACGTGTAA
- a CDS encoding ribose-phosphate pyrophosphokinase: MPAMTEPKLISGNANKPLASAIARRMSMHRGMNVGLCDARVERFNDQEIFVEVFENVRGEDMYIIQPTSNPANDNLMELLIMSDALRRSSASRITALIPYFGYARQDRRAKARTPISAKLVANLLTEAGIDRVLTLDLHAAQIQGFFDIPVDNLYAAPVFALDIKHHFKGQMDNLMVVSPDVGGVARARELAQRIGAPLSIVDKRREKAGEVAEMTVIGDVSGKSCIIVDDMCDTAGTLCKAAQVLTDQGATEVHAYISHGVLSGPAVERITKSVMKSLVITDSIQPTEAVKKAPNIRIVPTAPIFAQAILNIWNGTSVSSLFETDTLGPIYEGLYSDS, translated from the coding sequence ATGCCCGCCATGACCGAACCCAAGCTGATCTCTGGCAATGCCAACAAACCCTTGGCCAGCGCCATCGCCCGGCGGATGTCGATGCATCGCGGCATGAATGTGGGACTTTGCGACGCCCGCGTGGAGCGGTTCAACGATCAGGAAATCTTTGTCGAGGTCTTTGAGAACGTTCGCGGCGAGGACATGTATATCATTCAGCCAACCTCCAACCCGGCCAATGACAACCTGATGGAACTGCTGATCATGTCCGACGCGCTGCGCCGGTCATCGGCCAGCCGCATCACCGCCTTGATCCCCTATTTCGGCTATGCCCGTCAGGATCGCCGCGCCAAGGCGCGCACGCCCATTTCTGCGAAACTGGTCGCCAACCTGTTGACAGAGGCAGGCATCGACCGCGTTCTGACGCTTGATCTGCACGCCGCCCAGATCCAGGGCTTTTTCGATATTCCGGTGGATAACCTCTATGCCGCGCCGGTCTTTGCGCTGGATATCAAGCATCACTTCAAGGGGCAGATGGACAATCTGATGGTGGTATCGCCCGATGTCGGCGGGGTGGCCCGCGCGCGCGAACTGGCGCAGCGTATCGGCGCACCGCTGTCGATCGTGGACAAGCGTCGCGAAAAGGCGGGCGAGGTGGCCGAGATGACTGTCATCGGCGACGTGTCGGGCAAGTCCTGCATCATCGTGGACGACATGTGCGATACCGCCGGCACGCTCTGCAAGGCAGCCCAGGTCCTGACCGATCAGGGCGCGACCGAGGTCCATGCCTATATCAGCCACGGCGTTCTGTCCGGCCCGGCTGTCGAGCGGATTACCAAATCGGTGATGAAATCGCTGGTGATCACCGATTCCATCCAGCCCACCGAGGCGGTGAAGAAAGCGCCGAATATCCGGATCGTGCCAACCGCACCGATCTTTGCTCAGGCCATTCTGAACATCTGGAATGGTACTTCGGTCAGTTCCCTGTTCGAGACCGACACCCTCGGCCCGATCTACGAGGGCCTCTATTCCGACAGCTGA
- a CDS encoding F0F1 ATP synthase subunit delta yields MTVANTASMSQSIAGRYAQAVFDIAREDGGIDSISSELDQLQGALDDSAELRDLIASPRYSRDNQQKAITAIAQKMGLGATMANTLQLMASNRRLFVLPALVDQLRALIADERGEITAEVTSAVVLSDEQKNQLIQTLAEKSGKTVKLNTRVDDALIGGMIVKLGSQMIDSSIRSKLASLQNTMKEVG; encoded by the coding sequence ATGACAGTGGCAAACACAGCTTCCATGTCTCAAAGTATCGCCGGGCGTTACGCACAGGCCGTCTTTGATATCGCTCGCGAAGATGGCGGGATCGACAGCATCTCTTCGGAACTGGATCAGTTGCAAGGCGCGCTGGACGATAGCGCCGAGCTGCGCGACCTGATCGCCTCGCCGCGCTATTCCCGTGACAACCAGCAAAAGGCCATTACTGCGATCGCTCAAAAGATGGGGCTGGGCGCCACAATGGCGAATACGCTGCAGCTGATGGCTTCGAATCGCCGCCTGTTCGTGCTGCCCGCGCTGGTGGACCAGTTGCGTGCGCTGATTGCGGATGAACGCGGCGAGATCACCGCCGAAGTAACCAGCGCGGTTGTGCTGAGTGATGAGCAAAAAAACCAGCTGATCCAGACCTTGGCCGAGAAATCGGGCAAGACTGTCAAGCTGAACACCCGTGTTGATGACGCCCTCATCGGCGGCATGATTGTCAAGCTGGGCTCGCAGATGATCGACTCGTCGATCCGCTCGAAGCTCGCTTCCCTCCAGAATACTATGAAAGAGGTCGGATAA
- a CDS encoding F0F1 ATP synthase subunit gamma, whose amino-acid sequence MPSLKDLKNRIESVKNTRKITKAMQMVAAAKLRRAQDAAEAARPYAERMNAVMAGLTAGTQGSDNAPRLLAGTGSDDRHLLVVLTAERGLAGGFNSSIVKLARQRASKLRAAGKSVEILTVGKKGREQLKRDYASSLVHHVDLSEVKRIAYEHAREIADEVLTRFDDGGYDVATIYYNRFESVISQVPTEQQIIPAVVPEQGEADAVGGADSQYDYEPGEEAILADLLPRSVATQIFAALLENAASEQGARMSAMDNATRNAGDMIDRLTTEYNRSRQAAITKELIEIISGAEAL is encoded by the coding sequence ATGCCCAGCCTTAAGGACCTTAAAAACCGGATCGAGAGCGTCAAGAACACGCGCAAGATCACCAAGGCCATGCAAATGGTCGCTGCCGCCAAACTGCGCCGTGCGCAGGATGCGGCAGAGGCCGCACGCCCCTATGCCGAGCGGATGAATGCCGTGATGGCTGGACTGACCGCGGGCACCCAGGGTTCCGACAATGCGCCGCGCCTGTTGGCCGGCACCGGCAGCGACGACCGGCACTTGCTGGTCGTCCTGACGGCGGAACGTGGCCTTGCGGGCGGCTTTAACAGCTCGATCGTCAAGTTGGCGCGGCAGCGCGCCAGCAAGCTGCGGGCGGCTGGCAAGTCGGTCGAGATCCTGACCGTCGGCAAGAAGGGCCGCGAGCAGCTAAAGCGTGACTACGCCAGCAGCCTCGTCCATCACGTCGACCTCAGCGAGGTCAAGCGCATCGCCTATGAGCATGCGCGCGAGATCGCCGATGAGGTGCTGACGCGCTTTGACGATGGTGGCTATGACGTGGCGACGATCTATTACAACCGCTTTGAATCGGTGATCAGCCAGGTTCCGACCGAACAGCAGATCATCCCCGCCGTGGTGCCCGAACAGGGCGAAGCGGATGCAGTGGGCGGCGCGGATTCGCAATACGACTATGAGCCCGGCGAAGAGGCCATTCTGGCCGATCTGCTGCCGCGTTCGGTTGCGACGCAGATCTTCGCCGCGCTGTTGGAAAACGCAGCCAGTGAACAGGGTGCGCGGATGTCGGCCATGGATAACGCCACACGCAACGCGGGTGACATGATTGATCGTCTGACGACCGAATATAACCGTTCGCGTCAGGCTGCGATCACCAAGGAACTCATCGAAATCATCTCGGGCGCCGAAGCGCTCTGA